A genomic segment from Ornithorhynchus anatinus isolate Pmale09 chromosome 16, mOrnAna1.pri.v4, whole genome shotgun sequence encodes:
- the RNF2 gene encoding E3 ubiquitin-protein ligase RING2 isoform X1: MTPSFTAMSQAVQTNGTQPLSKTWELSLYELQRTPQVFLFDLQEAITDGLEIVVSPRSLHSELMCPICLDMLKNTMTTKECLHRFCADCIITALRSGNKECPTCRKKLVSKRSLRPDPNFDALISKIYPSRDEYEAHQERVLARISKHNNQQALSHSIEEGLKIQAMNRLQRGKKQQIENGSGAEDNGDSSHCSNASTHSNQEAGPSNKRTKTSDDSGLELDNNNATVAIDPVMDGASEIELVFRPHPTLMEKDDSAQTRYIKTSGNATVDHLSKYLAVRLALEELRSKGESNQMNLDTASEKQYTIYIATANGQFTVLNGSFSLELVSEKYWKVNKPMELYYAPTKEHK; this comes from the exons ATGACacccagttttacag CCATGTCTCAAGCTGTCCAGACAAATGGAACTCAACCTTTAAGCAAAACATGGGAACTCAGTTTATATGAACTACAGCGAACACCTCAG GTGTTCTTGTTTGATCTACAGGAAGCAATAACTGATGGCCTGGAAATAGTAGTGTCACCCAGAAGCTTGCACAGTGAGCTCATGTGCCCAATTTGTTTGGATATGTTGAAGAACACCATGACAACGAAGGAGTGCTTGCATCGCTTCTGTGCAGACTGCATTATCACAGCCCTCAGAAGTGG AAACAAAGAATGTCCTACCTGTAGGAAAAAGCTAGTTTCCAAAAGATCACTAAGGCCAGACCCCAACTTTGATgctctcatcagtaaaatttaTCCAAGCCGGGACGAATATGAAGCTCATCAAGAGAGAGTGTTAGCAAGAATCAGCAAGCACAATAACCAGCAAGCTCTCAGCCACAGTATTGAAGAGGGACTAAAGATCCAGGCCATGAACAG GCTACAGCGAGGCAAGAAACAACAGATTGAGAATGGCAGCGGAGCAGAAGATAACGGTGACAGTTCACACTGTAGCAATGCATCAACACACAGCAATCAGGAAGCAGGACCCAGTAACAAAAGGACCAAAACATCGGATGATTCGGGGCTAGAACTTGATAATAACAATGCAACAGTGGCAATAGACCCAGTAATGGATGGTGCCAGTGAAATTGAATTAGTTTTCAGACCTCATCCCACACTCATGGAGAAAGATGACAGTGCACAGACGAG ATATATAAAAACATCAGGCAATGCCACTGTGGATCACTTGTCCAAGTACCTAGCGGTGAGATTAGCTTTAGAAGAACTTCGGAGCAAAGGAGAGTCAAACCAGATGAACCTCGATACGGCCAGTGAAAAACAGTACACGATCTACATAGCCACAGCCAATGGCCAGTTCACT gTATTAAATGGTTCTTTTTCCTTGGAACTGGTCAGTGAAAAATATTGGAAAGTGAACAAACCCATGGAACTTTACTACGCACCGACGAAGGAGCACAAATga
- the RNF2 gene encoding E3 ubiquitin-protein ligase RING2 isoform X2, which translates to MTPSFTAMSQAVQTNGTQPLSKTWELSLYELQRTPQEAITDGLEIVVSPRSLHSELMCPICLDMLKNTMTTKECLHRFCADCIITALRSGNKECPTCRKKLVSKRSLRPDPNFDALISKIYPSRDEYEAHQERVLARISKHNNQQALSHSIEEGLKIQAMNRLQRGKKQQIENGSGAEDNGDSSHCSNASTHSNQEAGPSNKRTKTSDDSGLELDNNNATVAIDPVMDGASEIELVFRPHPTLMEKDDSAQTRYIKTSGNATVDHLSKYLAVRLALEELRSKGESNQMNLDTASEKQYTIYIATANGQFTVLNGSFSLELVSEKYWKVNKPMELYYAPTKEHK; encoded by the exons ATGACacccagttttacag CCATGTCTCAAGCTGTCCAGACAAATGGAACTCAACCTTTAAGCAAAACATGGGAACTCAGTTTATATGAACTACAGCGAACACCTCAG GAAGCAATAACTGATGGCCTGGAAATAGTAGTGTCACCCAGAAGCTTGCACAGTGAGCTCATGTGCCCAATTTGTTTGGATATGTTGAAGAACACCATGACAACGAAGGAGTGCTTGCATCGCTTCTGTGCAGACTGCATTATCACAGCCCTCAGAAGTGG AAACAAAGAATGTCCTACCTGTAGGAAAAAGCTAGTTTCCAAAAGATCACTAAGGCCAGACCCCAACTTTGATgctctcatcagtaaaatttaTCCAAGCCGGGACGAATATGAAGCTCATCAAGAGAGAGTGTTAGCAAGAATCAGCAAGCACAATAACCAGCAAGCTCTCAGCCACAGTATTGAAGAGGGACTAAAGATCCAGGCCATGAACAG GCTACAGCGAGGCAAGAAACAACAGATTGAGAATGGCAGCGGAGCAGAAGATAACGGTGACAGTTCACACTGTAGCAATGCATCAACACACAGCAATCAGGAAGCAGGACCCAGTAACAAAAGGACCAAAACATCGGATGATTCGGGGCTAGAACTTGATAATAACAATGCAACAGTGGCAATAGACCCAGTAATGGATGGTGCCAGTGAAATTGAATTAGTTTTCAGACCTCATCCCACACTCATGGAGAAAGATGACAGTGCACAGACGAG ATATATAAAAACATCAGGCAATGCCACTGTGGATCACTTGTCCAAGTACCTAGCGGTGAGATTAGCTTTAGAAGAACTTCGGAGCAAAGGAGAGTCAAACCAGATGAACCTCGATACGGCCAGTGAAAAACAGTACACGATCTACATAGCCACAGCCAATGGCCAGTTCACT gTATTAAATGGTTCTTTTTCCTTGGAACTGGTCAGTGAAAAATATTGGAAAGTGAACAAACCCATGGAACTTTACTACGCACCGACGAAGGAGCACAAATga
- the RNF2 gene encoding E3 ubiquitin-protein ligase RING2 isoform X3, with protein sequence MSQAVQTNGTQPLSKTWELSLYELQRTPQVFLFDLQEAITDGLEIVVSPRSLHSELMCPICLDMLKNTMTTKECLHRFCADCIITALRSGNKECPTCRKKLVSKRSLRPDPNFDALISKIYPSRDEYEAHQERVLARISKHNNQQALSHSIEEGLKIQAMNRLQRGKKQQIENGSGAEDNGDSSHCSNASTHSNQEAGPSNKRTKTSDDSGLELDNNNATVAIDPVMDGASEIELVFRPHPTLMEKDDSAQTRYIKTSGNATVDHLSKYLAVRLALEELRSKGESNQMNLDTASEKQYTIYIATANGQFTVLNGSFSLELVSEKYWKVNKPMELYYAPTKEHK encoded by the exons ATGTCTCAAGCTGTCCAGACAAATGGAACTCAACCTTTAAGCAAAACATGGGAACTCAGTTTATATGAACTACAGCGAACACCTCAG GTGTTCTTGTTTGATCTACAGGAAGCAATAACTGATGGCCTGGAAATAGTAGTGTCACCCAGAAGCTTGCACAGTGAGCTCATGTGCCCAATTTGTTTGGATATGTTGAAGAACACCATGACAACGAAGGAGTGCTTGCATCGCTTCTGTGCAGACTGCATTATCACAGCCCTCAGAAGTGG AAACAAAGAATGTCCTACCTGTAGGAAAAAGCTAGTTTCCAAAAGATCACTAAGGCCAGACCCCAACTTTGATgctctcatcagtaaaatttaTCCAAGCCGGGACGAATATGAAGCTCATCAAGAGAGAGTGTTAGCAAGAATCAGCAAGCACAATAACCAGCAAGCTCTCAGCCACAGTATTGAAGAGGGACTAAAGATCCAGGCCATGAACAG GCTACAGCGAGGCAAGAAACAACAGATTGAGAATGGCAGCGGAGCAGAAGATAACGGTGACAGTTCACACTGTAGCAATGCATCAACACACAGCAATCAGGAAGCAGGACCCAGTAACAAAAGGACCAAAACATCGGATGATTCGGGGCTAGAACTTGATAATAACAATGCAACAGTGGCAATAGACCCAGTAATGGATGGTGCCAGTGAAATTGAATTAGTTTTCAGACCTCATCCCACACTCATGGAGAAAGATGACAGTGCACAGACGAG ATATATAAAAACATCAGGCAATGCCACTGTGGATCACTTGTCCAAGTACCTAGCGGTGAGATTAGCTTTAGAAGAACTTCGGAGCAAAGGAGAGTCAAACCAGATGAACCTCGATACGGCCAGTGAAAAACAGTACACGATCTACATAGCCACAGCCAATGGCCAGTTCACT gTATTAAATGGTTCTTTTTCCTTGGAACTGGTCAGTGAAAAATATTGGAAAGTGAACAAACCCATGGAACTTTACTACGCACCGACGAAGGAGCACAAATga